In Bradyrhizobium sp. 1(2017), one DNA window encodes the following:
- the ybaK gene encoding Cys-tRNA(Pro) deacylase: protein MSKVTPATRALDAAGAAFTVHVYDYDPDAESIGLQAAAALGEDPARVLKTLMAQVDGKPVCVVVPSDQEVSMKKLAQAAGGKSAQMMKPPEAERVTGYKVGGISPFGQRKPVRTVIEQRALAHDQVYLNGGQRGLQVRLRPADVRDVLKAVVADVLA, encoded by the coding sequence ATGTCCAAGGTCACCCCCGCCACTCGAGCACTTGATGCCGCCGGTGCCGCCTTCACCGTTCACGTCTACGATTACGATCCTGACGCCGAGAGCATCGGACTGCAGGCCGCAGCTGCGCTCGGCGAGGATCCCGCCCGCGTCCTGAAGACGCTGATGGCGCAGGTCGACGGCAAGCCGGTCTGCGTGGTCGTGCCGTCGGACCAGGAAGTCTCGATGAAGAAGCTAGCCCAAGCTGCGGGCGGCAAATCGGCGCAGATGATGAAGCCGCCCGAGGCCGAACGCGTCACCGGCTACAAGGTCGGCGGCATCAGCCCGTTCGGCCAGCGCAAACCGGTTCGCACCGTGATCGAGCAGCGCGCGCTCGCGCATGATCAGGTTTATCTCAACGGCGGTCAGCGCGGGCTGCAGGTGCGGCTGAGGCCGGCCGATGTGCGGGACGTCCTCAAGGCGGTCGTGGCGGATGTGCTGGCGTGA